From one Candidatus Micrarchaeia archaeon genomic stretch:
- a CDS encoding type II toxin-antitoxin system VapC family toxin: protein MAGTKICLSSDVVFDFLTGDENTKQKIKMYSTEDMCITSLTLFELRCAVEKQDVVSEFLNYVSVMDLDTSASEAAARIIKEDLRHGNTRSTKSTLNAAMCIANNVLLFTKDRASFDGIRGLKLV, encoded by the coding sequence ATGGCTGGAACCAAGATTTGTCTTTCATCCGACGTGGTTTTCGACTTTCTCACAGGGGACGAGAACACGAAGCAGAAGATAAAGATGTACTCAACCGAGGACATGTGCATAACCTCGCTCACTCTTTTCGAGCTGCGGTGCGCGGTGGAAAAGCAGGACGTGGTTTCAGAATTCCTCAATTACGTTTCAGTTATGGATTTGGATACGAGTGCTTCGGAGGCCGCGGCCCGCATAATAAAGGAGGATTTGCGCCACGGCAACACGCGCAGCACCAAGAGCACGCTCAACGCAGCCATGTGCATCGCCAACAACGTCTTGCTTTTCACAAAAGACCGCGCCAGCTTCGACGGAATACGCGGGCTCAAGCTCGTCTGA
- a CDS encoding antitoxin VapB family protein produces the protein MVKVITIRDDVYAGLFRVKRDKQMSFSEAIEYLLSVENQERRKNTNMFVLSGSVSREDVDRRLLDRMRRGF, from the coding sequence ATGGTAAAAGTAATCACTATACGCGACGACGTTTATGCAGGGCTTTTCAGAGTGAAAAGGGACAAGCAGATGAGCTTTTCAGAGGCGATAGAATACCTCCTCAGCGTCGAGAACCAGGAGCGCAGAAAAAACACGAACATGTTCGTGCTCTCAGGTTCAGTAAGCAGGGAAGATGTGGATCGCAGGCTGCTGGACAGGATGCGGAGGGGATTCTAG
- the ftsZ gene encoding cell division protein FtsZ, which produces MDDLIRSVTGESSASASSNTDADSSDQIKIVTVGVGGGGNNTINRLIKSGVKGTELVAINTDKQHLNVMHERAKKVLIGKSITKGLGAGGYPEIAAKAAEIDRAVIEKEIDGAHLVFVCAGMGGGTGGGATPIVAQIAKEQGAIVVAMVTYPFALERARKKRADECIAALKKYCDSVIILDNNRLVQLVPNLPMQEAFAVADEILSRAISGLVWTITQPSLINIDFADVRAIMQGGGVGFIAVGEGKGTDKVRAAAESVVKNRLLDVEFEGAKGALIHISGGSDLTLGDAIKAGEIITERMDAEANVKWGARILPNYEGKLEIVAIVTGVKGASIGGSSYQSEDEMSASHLYAGDLEVLA; this is translated from the coding sequence ATGGATGACTTAATAAGATCTGTGACAGGGGAAAGCAGCGCGAGCGCAAGCTCGAATACGGATGCGGACAGCTCGGACCAGATTAAAATAGTGACGGTCGGAGTGGGCGGCGGTGGAAACAACACCATAAACAGGCTCATAAAGAGCGGCGTGAAAGGCACTGAGCTTGTGGCAATAAACACGGACAAACAGCACCTTAACGTTATGCACGAAAGGGCGAAGAAAGTGCTCATCGGAAAGAGCATAACCAAGGGATTGGGCGCTGGCGGCTACCCTGAGATAGCTGCAAAAGCGGCTGAGATAGACAGGGCGGTCATAGAGAAGGAAATAGACGGGGCGCACCTCGTATTCGTTTGCGCGGGCATGGGCGGCGGAACCGGCGGCGGAGCGACCCCGATTGTGGCGCAGATTGCGAAGGAGCAGGGCGCGATAGTTGTTGCGATGGTCACTTATCCGTTCGCTCTCGAAAGGGCGAGGAAGAAGAGGGCTGATGAATGCATTGCAGCGCTCAAGAAATACTGCGACTCGGTAATCATACTGGACAACAACAGGCTCGTGCAATTGGTCCCGAATCTCCCGATGCAGGAAGCGTTCGCGGTTGCGGACGAGATTCTCTCGAGGGCGATAAGCGGGCTTGTATGGACCATTACCCAGCCGTCGCTGATTAACATAGACTTCGCGGACGTGAGGGCTATCATGCAGGGCGGAGGAGTCGGGTTCATCGCGGTCGGCGAAGGAAAAGGAACCGACAAGGTGCGCGCGGCTGCCGAAAGCGTGGTCAAGAACAGGCTGCTTGACGTGGAATTCGAGGGTGCGAAAGGCGCGCTCATCCACATATCAGGCGGAAGCGACCTTACGCTCGGAGACGCGATAAAGGCCGGCGAAATAATCACCGAGAGGATGGACGCGGAAGCGAACGTGAAGTGGGGCGCGAGGATACTGCCCAACTATGAGGGCAAGCTCGAAATCGTTGCCATTGTCACGGGCGTGAAAGGCGCTTCCATCGGCGGCTCGTCTTACCAGAGCGAAGATGAAATGAGCGCGAGCCACCTTTATGCGGGAGACCTTGAGGTCCTCGCATAA